CGCTCTTCCCAACCTCTTCTTGCCTTTGTGATCTTGGATGTTTAATGGGTTTGTTATTCCATCTCAGGCGCTATGGTTTGCTTGGTCTGAATGGCTGCGGCAAGTCCTGCCTTCTCAAAGCAATAGGGTGCAGGGAGCTTCCTATCCCTGACCACATGGATATATACCACCTCAGCCATGAGATCGAGGCTTCAGACATGTCTGCGCTTGGAGCCGTCATTAGCTGTGATGAAGAAAGGGTCAAGCTGGAAAAGGAAGCTGAAGTTTTGGCTGCTCAAGTATGTTTCTCTTCTCATCAATCAATCAATTTTTCtgctatcatcatcatcatcttgctCTTCAAGCCCCCTATGTACCTTTCCTTTTGCAATGCCTGCCCCTGCTCTGTTGTTGTACTActacttatatatatatatatatatgctctaACCGAATACCTACCTGTGCTGGCATATTTAGGATGATGGCGGTGGTGCAGCTTTGGAGCGCGTATATGAGCGGTTAGAAGCAATTGATGCATCCACCGCTGAAAAGCGTGCTGCTGAGATTTTGTTTGGCTTAGGCTTTAACAAGCAGATGCAGGCCAAGAAAACCAGGGACTTCTCTGGCGGTTGGCGCATGAGAATTGCTTTGGCAAGAGCTCTCTTCATGAATCCAACCATCCTTTTGCTCGATGAGCCTACCAATCATCTTGGTGAGTTCTTCTCCAACCCATGTGTTACAACTAGTAAAGTGGGCCTGGTGCCTTCTGTTTCTTCAATACCAAATCACATGCTTTTCAGCAAGCTTTACCGTGACCGGTTTTAGGAGGTACGTATATAATTATGGGTCATCTTAGATGCGATGCATTGGCCTGTTGGGATTGTGGAGATGGGACATAACGGCTGCGCCATATATTTAGTCCAATGCATTTTCTACAATCTCATTTAGAGCGCCCGTGAAAGCATATGGAGCTTTTTGTGCTTGTTCGAGGCGGAGTTAAATCACATCAGTTTTGAACATATTTGTTTGGATATCAGTTttttatttataataattaaaaaaaGATCGCATAGGATTGTCACACACGTAGGGGAGCAGCAGCTGAAATACTAGGCTAGCTGAATATATATGCTGGTTATCTCGGTTTAGCTAGATAATGTCTTCAATATAGGGTCTTATCTTCAATACAAAGCTTAGGCCGAAATGCCCCTGTTTGAAGGGCGATCCATTATCAGTGAAACTAGGAAACATGCACAATGATGAGCTCATAGTTGTCAATGAGTCAATGGTTTTTATTATTTTATATTAAAAAAAATGCCTTTCAATTTTGCCAAGTTAAAAGGTTCTGCCATGGCTTCCTTTGTTACGATGAACAATGATGTGCGCCTTGCTGTAGGAATGCCTGGCTGTTGGAGCAGCCATACTGGAGAACCTGTTGGTCCGCTGACCACAAAATCACCATGAATGTAGGTTGTTACAGGTTTTGATTATACATGTCTCGGCACATTTGGGTCTTAATTCCTGACTTTTGTTGGACTTCACTTTGTTGGGTGGTGGTGGGATGAAACTTTAAAAGCTACACTTATAGTTCTCTAGTGGACCTGTTTTTTGCCCAAGATTTCCTTGCGCTGATTGTGAGATGGTGTTGGTAGATTATTTTGATAACTCCATTTTCTCATCTTCCATTGACACAAGCACTTATACCATGTTTAGGAATGTTTGTAAAAATAGCATGATTACTGCTTAATATTAGCTGCCATGCGACTATTTCTCTTAGAAAAGTGGCACATGCATGTTTGAGTTGATGCTGACTGAGATAATAATACAGTACCTAGTACAAAATGATTTCTGAagccaaataaataaataagctTTTGTGGATTAATTAATAGTAATAATATTGCTGGCGATTCTTTGACAACATTTGCAGATCTTGAGGCATGCGTGTGGCTGGAAGAAACACTGAAGAAGTTTGACCGTATACTTGTTGTGATATCACACTCCCAAGACTTCCTGAATGGAGTATGTACCAACATCATCCACATGCAGAACAGGAAGCTGAAGCTGTACACTGGGAATTTCGACCAGTATGTCCAGACCCGATCTGAGCTGGAGGAGAACCAGATGAAGCAGTACAGGTGGGAGCAGGACCAGATTGCGTCGATGAAGGAGTACATCGCGCGCTTTGGGCACGGGTCCGCCAAGCTGGCACGGCAGGCCCAGAGCAAGGAGAAGACGCTGGCCAAGATGGAGCGCGGCGGGCTGACGGAGAAGGTGGCGAGGGACAGGATCCTGACGTTCCGGTTTGCCAATGTGGGCAAGCTCCCGCCGCCGGTGCTGCAGTTTGTGGAGGTGACGTTCGGGTACACGCCGGACAACCTGATCTACAAGAAGCTGGACTTTGGGGTGGACCTTGACTCGCGGGTGGCGCTGGTGGGTCCCAACGGGGCGGGGAAGAGCACGCTGCTGAAGCTGATGACGGGGGAGCTGGTGCCGCTGgacgggctggtgcggcggcacAACCACCTGCGGATCGCGCAGTTCCACCAGCACCTGGCGGAGAAGCTGGACCTGGACCTGTCTGCGCTGCAGTACATGCTGAAGGAGTACCCGGGCAACGAGGAGGAGCGGATGCGGGCGGCCATCGGCAGGTTCGGGCTGTCGGGGAAGGCGCAGGTGATGCCGATGCGGAACCTGTCGGACGGGCAGCGGAGCCGGGTGATCTTCGCGTGGCTGGCGTGGCGTGAGCCGCAGATGCTGCTGCTGGATGAGCCGACCAACCACCTGGACATCGAGACGATCGACTCGCTGGCGGAAGCGCTGAATGAGTGGGACGGCGGGCTGGTGCTGGTGAGCCATGACTTTAGGCTGATCAACCAGGTGGCGCAGGAGATCTGGGTGTGCGAGAAGCAGGCGGTGACGAGGTGGGAGGGCGACATCATGGAGTTCAAGGAGCACCTCAAGAGCAAGTCGGGCGGCATGTCGGACGACTGAGCCGAGGCATGTTTGTTACCGAGAGAGatttatctatctatcta
The Triticum urartu cultivar G1812 unplaced genomic scaffold, Tu2.1 TuUngrouped_contig_5281, whole genome shotgun sequence DNA segment above includes these coding regions:
- the LOC125529013 gene encoding ABC transporter F family member 1-like (The sequence of the model RefSeq protein was modified relative to this genomic sequence to represent the inferred CDS: added 281 bases not found in genome assembly); its protein translation is MVSDASKKKAAQKKAAAAAKRGAKVPTSSASSSASNNKTTDKGALAAVQLSDRTCTAVLTSHPLSRDIHIESLTLTFHGHDLLVDTELELNYGRRYGLLGLNGCGKSCLLKAIGCRELPIPDHMDIYHLSHEIEASDMSALGAVISCDEERVKLEKEAEVLAAQDDGGGAALERVYERLEAIDASTAEKRAAEILFGLGFNKQMQAKKTRDFSGGWRMRIALARALFMNPTILLLDEPTNHLDLEACVWLEETLKKFDRILVVISHSQDFLNGVCTNIIHMQNRKLKLYTGNFDQYVQTRSELEENQMKQYRWEQDQIASMKEYIARFGHGSAKLARQAQSKEKTLAKMERGGLTEKVARDRILTFRFANVGKLPPPVLQFVEVTFGYTPDNLIYKKLDFGVDLDSRVALVGPNGAGKSTLLKLMTGELVPLDGLVRRHNHLRIAQFHQHLAEKLDLDLSALQYMLKEYPGNEEERMRAAIGRFGLSGKAQVMPMRNLSDGQRSRVIFAWLAWREPQMLLLDEPTNHLDIETIDSLAEALNEWDGGLVLVSHDFRLINQVAQEIWVCEKQAVTRWEGDIMEFKEHLKSKSGGMSDD